The DNA sequence CCCCCGACCAACCCGGCCCGGATGAAGAAGACCCCCGCCGACCCGATTCGGCGGGGGTCTTCGCGGTGGGTGACACCGCGACGGGAGCAGAAGCTCACCGTGAGCGCGGATGACCTGACTACCCGATCCGGTCTGCGTCCTGTGTCCGCGCATGTGCAGTTGTAGTCGGCGGAAGTGTCCGGCCGGTGAACGGGCGGGGAACCCCGTGCGGCAACCCGCGCTCGAAGATGCATGGACACCCTAGTAATTCCTCGGATGCCGAAGTACACTCGCATTGTGCCAATGACGGCCCGGAGGGACATCGCACAATGACTCGCACCATCCCGCATTGCGTAGGCGGATCGCACCTCACTCCCGACAGCGGCCGCTTCGCCGACGTGTTCGACCCGAGCTCGGGGTCGGTCCAGGCCCGCGTCCCGCTCGCCTCGGCCGACGAGGTGCGCTCGGTCATCGCGAACGCCGAGGCGGCGCAGCTCGACTGGGCCTCGACCAACCCGCAGAAGCGTGCTCGGGTGCTGCTGCGGTTCCTCGACCTCGTGCAGCGCGAGATGCAGTCGCTCGCCGAGCTGCTGGCCAGCGAGCACGGCAAGACAGTCGACGACGCGAAGGGCGACATCCAGCGCGGCCTCGAGGTCATCGAGTTCTCCGCGGGAGCCCCGCACCTGCTCAAGGGCGAGTACTCGACCGGAGCCGGCGCCGGCATCGACGTCTACTCGATGCGGCAGCCGCTCGGCGTCGTCGCCGCCATCACTCCGTTCAACTTCCCGGCGATGATCCCGCTCTGGAAGGCCGGCCCCGCACTCGCCGCCGGCAACGCGGTCGTGCTCAAGCCCAGCGAGCGCGACCCCTCGGTGCCGGTGCGCCTCGCCGAGCTGTTCCTCGAGGCTGGACTGCCCGCCGGCGTCCTCAACGTGGTGCACGGCGACAAGGAAGCCGTCGACACGCTGCTCACCGACGACCGCATCCGTGCGGTGGGCTTCGTTGGCTCGACGCCCATCGCGGAGTACATCTACGCCACGGCCGCCGCGCACGGCAAGCGCGCGCAGTGCTTCGGCGGCGCGAAGAACCACATGATCGTGATGCCGGATGCGGACCTCGATCAGGCCGTCGACGCGCTCATCGGCGCCGGGTACGGCTCGGCGGGCGAGCGCTGCATGGCGATCTCGGTCGCGGTGCCGGTCGGGGAGGAGACGGCGGAGGCCCTTGCCGCGAAGCTCCGGGAACGCGTCGCCCGCCTGCGGGTCGGCCCGGCGCTCGCGACCGACGTCGACTACGGACCGCTCGTCACCCGCGCCGCGGTCGAGAGGGTGGAGGGCTACATCCAGCAGGGTGTCGACGAGGGGGCGACGCTGCTCGCCGATGGGCGCGGCTTCACGGTGCCCGGTCACGAGGAGGGGTTCTACCTCGGCCCGACCCTCTTCGACCACGTCACGACCGACATGGCGATCTACCGCGAGGAGATCTTCGGCCCCGTGCTCGTGATCGCCCGCGCCGCCGACTACGAGGAGGCGCTGCGCATGGCATCCGAGCACGAATACGGCAACGGTGTCGCGATCTTCACCCGAGACGGGGATGCCGCGCGCGACTTCGCGGCCCGCGTCGAGGTCGGCATGGTCGGCGTCAACGTGCCCATCCCCGTCCCCATCGCGTACTACACGTTCGGCGGCTGGAAGCGGAGCGGGTTCGGTGACCTCAACCAGCACGGGGCCGACGCGTTCCGGTTCTACACGAAGACGAAGACCGTCACGAGCCGGTGGCCTTCCGGCATCCGCGAGGGCGCCAGCTTCGTCATCCCCACCATGCACTGATCTCCACGCCCCACGAGGACACCACCATGACCGACACCATCACCGTCACCACCGCCGAGGAGCGCGAGGCGATCATCGGCGCCGTCCGCGAGTTCGCCGACACCGAGCTCGCGCCGTTCGCCGCCGAACGCGACGAGAAGCACCTCTTCCCCCGGGAGTCGCTGCAGAAGGCGGGCGAGCTCGGCCTCGGCGGCATCTACGTGCGCGAGGAGTTCGGCGGCACGGCGCTCAGTCGCACCGACACCGTCGCGATCTTCGAGGAGCTCGCGAAGGGCGACCCCGCGGTCGCGGCCTACATCTCCATCCACAACATGGTCGCGTGGATGATCGACACCTACGGCGACGAGACCCAGCGCGCAGCCTGGCTGCCGCAGCTCACCGCCATGCAGGAGTTCGGCGGCTACTGCCTCACCGAACCGGGGGCCGGGTCGGATGCCGCGAACATCGCCACCAGCGCTGTGCGCGACGGCGACGACTACGTGCTGACGGGCGTCAAGCAGTTCATCTCGGGAGCGGGAGAGGCGGCGGTGTACGTCGTCATGGCGCGCACCGGCGAACCGGGAGCCCGCGGCATCAGCGCGTTCCTCGTACCGGGCGACGCCGCCGGGCTGAGCTTCGGAGCCCCGGAGAAGAAGATGGGCTGGCACGCCCAGCCCACGAGGCCCGTGATCCTCGACGGGGTGCGGGTGCCGGCATCCGCTCTTCTCGGTGAGGAGGGACGCGGTTTCGCGATCGCGATGTCGGCGCTCAACGGCGGACGCCTGAACATCGCCGCCTGCTCGCTCGGCGGCGCGCAGTGGGCGCTCGATCGGGCCGTGCAGTACGTGCACGAGCGGGTCGCGTTCGGTGAACCGCTGGCCGAGAAGCAGTCGATCCTGTTCCAGGTCGCCGACATGCGCACCGACCTGCAGGCCGCCCGCCTCATGGTGAGCGACGGCGCGAGGGCCGTCGACGAGCACGCACCCGACGCGACCATGCGCTGCGCGATGGCCAAGCGCTTCGCGACGGATGCCGGATTCGACGTCGCCAACCGCGCGCTGCAGCTGCACGGCGGATACGGCTACCTGCAGGACTACGGCATCGAGCGGGTCGTGCGGGATCTGCGCGTGCACCAGATCCTCGAGGGCACGAACGAGATCATGCGGCTCATCGTCGGACGCGAGATGCTGCGGGCCTCGGGGTCGGCGACCCTGCAGCGCGGCGGCCTGAACGCGACGCGGAGCGCCTCATGAGCACGCGCATCGCGTTCCTCGGGCTCGGGCACATGGGCCTGCCGATGGCCCGCAACCTCGTCGCAGCCGGGCACCGGGTGCACGGCTTCGACGTCGTGCCGGCGGCGATCGCGGCCGCGGAAGCCGCCGGCATCCCCGTCGCCGCCAGCGGAGCGGATGCCGTCGCCGACGCCGACGTCGTCATCACGATGTTCCCGGCGGGGAGGCATGTGCTCGACGCGTACCGCGCCGAACTGCTCGCGGGCGCCCGGCCGGGCACCCTGTTCATCGAATCGTCGACCATCGCTGTCGACGAGGCGCGGGCCGCGCACGCGCTTGCGCTCGCCGCCGGCCACCGCCACATCGACGCCCCCGTCTCGGGCGGTGTCGTGGGTGCCGAGAACGGGACGCTCGCCTTCATGGTGGGCGGCTCGGACGAGGACTACGCCGCCGCGCTGCCGCTGCTCGAAGTCATGGGCAAGCGCATCGTGCACTGCGGCGGCCCGGGGCTCGGCCAGGCGGCGAAGGTCTGCAACAACATGGTGCTCGCGGTGTCGCAGATCGCGGTGGCGGAGGCGTTCGTGCTCGGAGAGCGACTCGGACTCGAGCACCAGGCGCTGTTCGACGTCGTGTCGCAGGCGTCGGGGCAGTGCTGGTCGATCACCACCAACTGCCCGGTGCCCGGTCCGGTGCCGACGAGCCCCGCGAACCGCGACTATCAGCCCGGCTTCGCGGGAGCGCTCATGGCGAAGGACCTCGGGCTCGCGCTGCAGGCGATCGAGCAGACCTCGACGGATGCCCGCATGGGTCGCCTGGCACAGGAGCTGTACGCCGCGTTCGCCGCAGGCGACGGGGCGGGCCGGGACTTCTCCGGCATCATCACCGACATCCGAGCAGGGACCGTGTGACGATCGTCGTGCAGGGGATTTCGAATCGCGCACAATGCAACGATTCGACAGCTCTCGTTGCAAAGCACGCTATTCGAAGACGGAGAGGGCCTTCATGACCGAGTACGAGACGATCCTGGTCGAGCAGCGCGGACGGGTCGGGTGGATCACCCTGAACAGGCCGCAGGCGTTGAACGCCCTGAACTCCCAGCTCGCCGAGGACATCACCGCCGCGGCTCAGGCCTTCGACCTCGACGACGGCGTGGGCGCGATCATCGTCACCGGCTCCGAGAAGGCGTTCGCCGCCGGAGCCGACATCAAGGAGATGGAGGGCATGTCGGGCGACGAGATGCTCGAGACCGACCACTTCGGCATCTGGCACGAGTTCGCCGCAGTGAAGACGCCCGTGATCGCGGCGGTATCGGGCTTCGCGCTCGGCGGCGGATGCGAGCTCGCCATGATGTGCGACATCATCCTCGCGGCCGACACCGCGAAGTTCGGTCAGCCGGAGATCAACCTCGGCGTCATCCCCGGCATGGGCGGCACCCAGCGCCTCATCCGCGCGGTGGGCTACTACAAGGCCGCCGAACTCGTCCTCTCCGGTCGGTTCATGGGCGCCGAGGAGGCGGAGCGGTCCGGACTCGTGTCACGCGTGGTCCCGGCATCCGACCTGCTCGACGAGGCCGCCGCGCTCGCCGAGACCATCGCCTCGAAGTCGCTCCCGTCGGTGTACGCGGCGAAGGCCGCGCTGGATGCCGCGATGGAGACGTCGCTCGCCGACGGCCTCGCGCACGAGAAGAGGGCGTTCGCCGCCCTGTTCGACACCGCCGACCAGAAGGAGGGCATGGCTGCCTTCCGGGAGAAGCGTGCACCCGACTTCCAGAACCGCTGATCCCCTGCGTCCCACTGACCCGACGCGATCCGCCGACCCGACGCGGATCCCGACGGGAGGCGTCCGGCGATCAGCCGCGGAGCGCGGCGACGATCTTCTCGATGCGCCGATCGCGCGTCGCGTCCTGCTTCGCCTCGGCGACGGAGCGGGCGTGCTCCTTGCGTGCCGAGGGCGACAGGGCGTCGAAGGCGGCGCGCAGCGCGGGGTCGGCGTCGAGCGCGGCGGCGAGCGGCGGCGGCACCTCGACGGTGCGTTCCGCGGCATCCACGCGGATCACCGCGTCGACCTCCTGGCCGATCTCGACTCCGAGGTCGCTGCGGACCGCCTTGCTGAACCCGATCATGTTCTCTCCGCCCATGCGGGCGAGTCGCAGTCGCGCGGTGCGTCCGTCGATCGTGACGGCGACGGGGAACGCCTTGCCCGCGCCGAGCGACGACACCTGCTCGTCGGTGAGGAGGATGGCGGCGGCGGAGCCGCGTCCGGTGAGGGTGGTGTGCACACGCAGTTCGCTCATGGCGACAGGGTACGCCCGCGGCCCTCGATCTCGGAGGAGATGGTGTCGTTGCGTTCCGAGATGAGCCGCCGCAGGTACGCCGTCATGAAGAGCCGGTCGACGAGGCGTCCGATCGGACCGAACGGCGAGCGGAACGTGATCGTGTCGCGCATGAGCGTCCCGCGCTCATGCGGGTGGAACTCGTGCTCGTGCAGGAACGCCCCGAAGGGACCCGCGATCTGGCGGTCGCGGAACCCGCGGGGCTCGTCGATGTCGAACACCATCGACCGCAGCCGGAACGGGATGCCGAAGTGCCGCGCCCGCCACGTGACCGTCGACCCCTCCGTGAAGACACCGCCGGGCGGAGCCTCGACCATGGTCTCGCCGTGCCGCGCCATCGACCGCACGTGCAGCTGGGGATCCAGCGATGCGGTGAAGACCTCGGCCGGGGGAGCGGCGATGACCCGCTCGCGCACGAAGCGCGCCATGTCAGAGCGCCTCGGGCTGCGGGCGCGGATCGGCGAAGTCGCCGGCGGCCTTGCGCATGCGCGCGACGATCGCGACCAGCTCGGTGGCGTCGTCGCGGCTGATGCCGGGGTCGGAGAAGACCTCGCTGTTGAGCGCGGCCGTGGCCTTCTCGACGAGCGCGCGGCCCGGGTCGGTGAGGGCGAGCAGCGCGGCGCGTCCGTCGTGGGGGTGCGGCTCGCGAACGATGAGCCCGTCGCGCACGAGGCGCTCGGCGGTGCTCGTCACGGTCGTCGCGTGCACCTGCAGACGGGCGACGACACTCGACAGCGGCAGGCGTCCGGCCCGGCTGAACGCCAGCAGGCGCAGCATCTCGTACCGGGCGAAGGTCAGGGCGAACGGCTTCAGGGTCGCGTCGACCCGCGCGAGCAGCAGCTGCTGGGCCCGCATGACCGAGGTCACGACGGTCATGCCGTCTGCGGCATCCGTCCATCCGTGCGCGAGCCACTGCCGCTTCGCTTCGGCGAGCGGATCGACGGGCAGAGGGCGGGATCGGACCACGTCTCTACGGTAGGGCATGCGGCGATCCGGAGATCGCTGGTTCTCGGTCGCTTTCCGGATGGGACTCAGTTTCACCACGCTAGAATCGAGGCAGTCGTGAGGAGCAATCCATGAAGATCTTCGTCCTGGTCAAAGAGGTGCCGGACACCTACGGCGACCGCAAGCTGGACCTCGAGACCGGCCTGGCCGATCGCGGCGCCGGAGACGTCGTGCTCGACGAGATCACCGAGCGTGCTCTCGAGGTCGCGCTGAGCCACGCCGACAAGAACGAGGGCACCGAGGTCGTGGCCGTCGCGATGGCCCCCGAGGGGTCGACCGCGTCGGTGCGCCGAGCACTCGCGATCGGCGCCGGATCGGCCGTGCACATCGCCGACGAGCGCCTCGCCGGCGCCGACCTCGGGCTCACGGCCGAAGTCCTCGCGGCGGCGATCCGCCGCGGCGAGCCCGACCTGGTCATCACCGGCAACCTGTCGACCGACGGCTCGGGCGGCGTCATGGCAGCGATGCTCGCCGAGCACCTGGGCTGGGCACAGGCGACCGCGCTCACCGCGGTCGAGATCACCGCCGACGGCATCAGCGGCACGAGAGGCGCGGATGCCGGAGCGCAGCCGATCTCGGCATCCCTCCCCGCCGTCATCTCGATCACCGAAGCGCTGCCCGACGCGCGCTTCCCGAACTTCAAGGGCATCATGGCGGCGAAGAAGAAGCCGCTCGACGTGCTCACCCTCGACGACCTCGGCGTCTCCGCCGACCCCGCAGAGGCCCCCCGCACGATCATGACCGCCGTGTCGGAGAAGCCGCCGCGCGCCGCAGGCGTCAAGATCGTCGACGAGGGCGACGCGGCCCAGAAACTCGTCGACTACCTCGCAGAGAACAGGCTGGTGTGACATGAGCTACCCCGAGAACCCCGTGCTCGTGCTCGTCGACGTCGACCCGTCCGGCGCGCCGGCCAGCAGCACCGCGGCCCTCCTCGGCGCCGCGTCGAGCATCGGCTCGCCCGTCGCCCTCATCGTCGGCGGCGCGGAGGATGCCGCAGCCCAGGCCGCTGCAGCCGGCGCCGCCGTCGTGCTGACGGCCGCGGGCGACGCGACCGCGCTCACCGTGCCCGTCGTCGACGCCCTGCAAGCCGCGTACGAGAAGGTGCGCCCCGACGCCGTGCTCATCTCGAACTCGATCGCCGGGCGCGACGTCGCCGGACGCTTCGCCGTGCGCACCCGCAACGCCCTGTGCGTCGACGCCGTCGGCGTCTCGCGCGACGACGAGGGCGTCGTGGCGCACCACTCCGTCTACGGCGGTGCCTACCTCGTCGACGCGGCGCCCACCTACGGCACCCCCGTCATCACCGTGCGGCAGGGAGCGGTCGACACCCGCGCCGGCGCCGTGGACGCGCCCACCGTCGAGGAGCTCGCCGTCACGGCATCCGGAGCGGCGACCGCGACCGTCGGCGCCGTCGAAGCCGTCGAGACGACCTCGTCGCGCCCCGAACTGCGCGGAGCGGCCCGCGTCGTCTCCGGCGGACGCGGCCTCGCCTCCAAGGAGAAGTTCGTCCTCGTCGAAGAGCTCGCCGACGCGCTCGGCGCGGCCGTCGGAGCATCCCGCGCCGCGGTCGACGCGGGGTACATCCCGCAGTCGCACCAGGTCGGGCAGACCGGAGTCTCCGTGTCGCCGCAGCTGTATGTCGCGCTCGGCATCTCCGGCGCCATCCAGCACCGCGCCGGAATGCAGACCGCGAAGACGATCGTCGCGATCAACAAAGACGCCGAGGCGCCCATCTTCGACGTCGCCGACTTCGGCATCGTCGGCGACCTGTTCACCGTCGTCCCCCAGGTGATCGCCGCCCTCGAGGCCCGGAAGAAGTAGACATGGCAGAGCGGATGCTGCGCCGCGGCCTCCCGCGCACACGCGGCGGGGAGCCCTGGCCGCCCGCGGGGGCGGTCGAGGTCGCCGCGGTCGAGGCGCCGGTCGTTGAACCTCCGGTCGTTGAGCGAGCGGAGCGAGACGAAACGCGCCAGGGTTCCGCGGTCGCCGAAGCGCCGGTCGTTGAGCGAGCGGAGCGAGACGAAACGCGCCATACTGCCGGCGCGACGCTCCGCCGCGGACTCCCGCGCACGCCCGGCGGTGAGCCCTGGCCCCCGGCAGACGTGACCGTGGCGGCGTCGCACGGAGGGGACCGCGTCTCGTCTCGGTCGACATCGTCGTCGCTCGACGAGCCGCGGGGTGTGGAGGCGGAGGCGTCGTCCTCGCTCGACGACCCGCGGGGTGTGGAGGCGGAGGCGTCGTCCGCGCTCGACGAGCCGCGGGGTGTGGAGGCGGAGGCGTCGTCCTCGCTCGACGAGCCGCGGGGTGGGGGAGTGGCATCTGTGCGGCGCGGCCTTCCGCGCACCCGCGGAGGCGAGCCGTGGCCGCCCGCCGGCACCGTCCCCTCCCTCGTCACGTCGGGGTCCGACACCCCAGATGTCGGACCGATTTCGCCTGGAACGCCGACACCTCACCTGTCGGCCCCCGAAGCTGCGGGCACGGCGGCGGACGTCTCCTCGAACACGGTCTCGACGGTCTCGACGGTCGCGACGGTCGCCGACGTCTCCACCCCGCTGCCGTGGAGGAAGACGGTGTGGGACGGTCGGGCCCCGCGCCATGTCGCTGACGCACCGGCATCCTCCCGTCGTCTCCCGACGTGGCCGCAGGCGATCGCCGGGCTGTTCGGCGCCGCAGCCCTCGGCATCCTCGCCGGCGCAGCCGTGGCGTTCGTGCGCGCGCTGCTGAGCGTCCCGTTCATGCAGGACTTCCTTGCCGCATTCCCCGGCGAGTACGAACCCGCCGTGCACGTCGAGCCGGGCTTCGCGCCGTGGATCGGCTGGCAGCACTTCTTCAACGTGTTCCTCATGGTGCTGATCATCCGATCGGGGCTGCGCATCCGCAGCGAGAAGCGTCCGACCGCGTTCTGGACGCCGCGCAACAACCCCAAGGGCAAGGTCAGTCTGACGATCTGGTTCCACCAGGCGCTCGACATCCTGTGGCTCGTGAACGGCGTGATCTTCGTCGTGCTGCTGTTCGTGACCGGCCACTGGGCGCGGATCGTGCCCACCAGTTGGGAGGTCTTCCCGAACGCGCTGTCGGCCGCGCTGCAGTACGTGTCGTTCGACTGGCCGCACGAGAACGGCTGGAACAACTACAACAGCCTGCAGCAGATCGCGTACTTCGCGACGGTGTTCCTCGCTGCGCCGCTCGCCGCGGTGACCGGCTTCCGCATGTCGGGGATGTGGCCGAAGAGGGCAGAGCGCCTCTCGAAGGCGTACCCGATCGAGTGGGCGCGGGCCGTGCACTTCCCCGTGATGCTGTACTTCGTGGCGTTCATCGTCGTCCACGTCGCGCTGGTGTTCCTCACCGGATTCCTGCGCAACCTCAACCACATGTACGCCGCGCAGGATGCCGTCACCTGGACCGGGTTCTGGGTCTTCGTGGCGTCCATGGTCGTGATCGGCATCGGCTGGGTGGCGGCGCGTCCGCTCGTGATCGCGCCGATCGCGAAGCTGTTCGGCAACGTCTCGGGGCGCTGACCGCGGCATCCTCGAGTCCTGCGCGCGGGCGCGCGCCGAGACCCACCGCGCGCGCCGGCCCTCGCGCGCCGAGACCCACCCCGCGCGCCGAGACCCACCGGCCCCGACGTATGGGGTGGTGGGTCTCGACGGGAGTGGTGGGTCTCGGGGCGCGCGCGGTGCCACGCGCGGCGCTGGCGCACGCGCACGCGCACACGCGCGGCGCGCGCGGATCAGCGGGTGAAGCGCACCTCGGTGAGGGTCTCGCCGAGGAAGGGCTCCGTGTGGGTGGCGCCGTCGAGCGTGAAGCCGTTGCGCGTGTAGAAGCGGTGCGCGCGGGGGTTGTCCTCGGCGACCCAGAGGTACAGGGGCTCGTCCTTCTCGACCGCGGCGTCGAACAGCTTCTGGCCGATGCCGGTGCCGTGCCAGGCGTCGAGCAGGTAGATGAAGTAGAGCTCGCGGAACGCGGGGGCGTCCTTGTCGCGCGCCGGACCGGAACCGGCGAAGCCCACGATCTCACCGTCGACGAGCGCGGCGTTCATCGTGAACTCGGGGCCCTGCGCCGCCCAGTGGGTCCACAGCTCGGCCATGCGCCGGGGCGAGACCTTCTCGAGCGCGGCCTTGCTGATCAGGTGGTCGTAGGTCTCGTGCCAGCACTGCGCGTGCACACGACCAAGGGCTTCCGCGTCCACATCACGGACCGGACGGACGATGACTTCAGGGTGGGCTTCGGCGCTCATGCGGTGACTCTACGCGCGGCGCACACGATCGAGAAATCGAGCAGGATGCCGAAATCCCGCTGTAACACCACCTGGAGGAATCGAACAACGATGTTCGCCGATCGTGCGTCGATGGCTACGATCGATCCTCGTGAACGTGATCTGGCGCACCCTCCTCGTGATCCTCGCAGCCCGCCGTCGCGCACGGCGTGGCAAGACCCTCGATCCGACCGCCGTCGGCACCATCCGGCTGACGACGCTGCCCAGCGACATCGACATCCTGCGGCACATGAACAACGGCCGGTACCTGTCGCTGTTCGACCTCGGTCGCTGGGATCTGCTCATCCGCACGGGACTCCTCGACGCCATGAAGGATCGCGGCTGGTACGCGGTCGTCTCCAGCGAGACGATCACGTTCCGCAAGTCGCTGCAGCTGTGGCAGCGGTTCGAGGTGCAGTCCCGATTCATCGGGCACGACGAGAAGGCCCTCTTCATGGAGCACCGCGCCGTCGTCAAGGGCCAGGTGTACGCGCGAGCGATCGTCCGCGCGCGGATGCTGCGCCGCACCGGCGGCACCGTGAGCAACGAAGAGCTCTTCGCCGCCGTCGGCAAGCCGGAGGGCGTGCGGGAGATCGACGCCTGGGTGCACGACTGGGCCGCGGCATCCGCTCTGCCTCCCGTGCGCATGCCCGCGCCGAGCGAGTGGAGCTGACGGCATGACGGATGCCGGCACGCACCGCCCCGCACGCACGCTGCTCGTCGGGTGCGGCGCGCTCGGCACGGCGCTCGGCGAGCGGCTCGTCGCCGAGGGAGGCGAGGTCACGGCGATCCGTCGCGACGCCTCGGGACTGCCTGCCGCGTTCTCGACGATCGAGGCCGACCTGCGGCATCCGCTCTCGTCGCCACTGCCGGCGTTCGACGCCGTCGTCGTCACGCTGCCGCCGGGCACCGGGCCGGAGGGTTCGATCTACCCCGCCGCGCTCACGCACCTCGCCGCCGCTCTGCCCGCTCGCCCGGAGCGCGTGCTCTTCGTCTCGTCGACCAGGGTGTTCGAGGGGTACGGCTCGCAGGAGTTCGGCGGATCCGACGGGCGCGCCCCGCTCACCGAGGCCGACCCGACGCTCACGACGGGTGAGCGCGGCGATGCTCTCGTCGAGGGGGAGCAGCTCGCCGTCGACCTGCTCGGGGCGATCGTCGTGCGCCCCGCCGGCATCTACGGTCCCGGGCGCGACTCGCTGATCCGCCGCGTGCGCGAGGGCGCCGCCGTCGACCACGAGCGCCGCACCAACCGCATCCACGAATCCGATCTCGTGCGGCTCCTCGACGTGCTCCTG is a window from the Microbacterium sp. LWO14-1.2 genome containing:
- a CDS encoding acyl-CoA thioesterase, with protein sequence MNVIWRTLLVILAARRRARRGKTLDPTAVGTIRLTTLPSDIDILRHMNNGRYLSLFDLGRWDLLIRTGLLDAMKDRGWYAVVSSETITFRKSLQLWQRFEVQSRFIGHDEKALFMEHRAVVKGQVYARAIVRARMLRRTGGTVSNEELFAAVGKPEGVREIDAWVHDWAAASALPPVRMPAPSEWS
- a CDS encoding SDR family NAD(P)-dependent oxidoreductase; translated protein: MTDAGTHRPARTLLVGCGALGTALGERLVAEGGEVTAIRRDASGLPAAFSTIEADLRHPLSSPLPAFDAVVVTLPPGTGPEGSIYPAALTHLAAALPARPERVLFVSSTRVFEGYGSQEFGGSDGRAPLTEADPTLTTGERGDALVEGEQLAVDLLGAIVVRPAGIYGPGRDSLIRRVREGAAVDHERRTNRIHESDLVRLLDVLLRADAPPALVHAIDREPVRLSAVVAHIASRLGVAAPPQSEGDAGGGTVLDGSLAHGLLGELSYPTFREGYDEMLAAGS